The Usitatibacter rugosus genome segment GCGACGTACTGGTCGTACTCCACCGGCTTCAGCTTCCCCGGGCCGGCGAGCGCGAGCTTGCGCGTCTCGACCTTGTCGCCCGTGTTCGGGTCCATCTTCGACGTCACCTGCAGCACCGGCTCGCCCTGGTACTCCCACAGCACGTGGGGCATGCCCACGTTCGGGAACACGGTGTTGTTCCAGCCCGTCTTGGTGGACGGATCGCGGTAGAAGCCGCGCAGGTACGTGTAGATCCAGTCCGAGCCGCGCGAGCGCGCGAGCAGCGAGAGATCCGGCGGCACGACGCCGAAGAAGGCCTTCGCGTCCTTCGGGTCGAGCACGGCCACCATCGGTTCGCCGACCTTCTCGCCCGCGAGGACGAGGTTGTCGACGATCTGCGCCTCGGTGAGGCCCAGGTCCGTGAGGCGGCTGTAGCGCATCGCGCTCGCCGA includes the following:
- a CDS encoding cytochrome c1, whose protein sequence is MKKLFRTLLAALAVAPALALASGAKVQLDRAPVNLHDNASLQRGAQIFVNHCLNCHSASAMRYSRLTDLGLTEAQIVDNLVLAGEKVGEPMVAVLDPKDAKAFFGVVPPDLSLLARSRGSDWIYTYLRGFYRDPSTKTGWNNTVFPNVGMPHVLWEYQGEPVLQVTSKMDPNTGDKVETRKLALAGPGKLKPVEYDQYVADLVNFMTYLSEPAQTNRKMWGIVVLFFLTGFVVITLLLKNEYWKDVR